ATCATGCTTGATTCCAACTTCCCTGGCGCACTCCCTCGCAACTAGGCAACGAACGAACGGCACCAAGTCACCAAGTCACCCAGAAACTCTCATCTCCGAAGAAAGTATCATATCCCACCTCAACATGATAGTATCCCGTCGAAATCTTGCATCATGACAACGGCACAAGTCTTGCCAGGTGTCAAACTCCTGCGATCGATACCCTCCCCCAGCTACCGACTTTACTCATCAACCCCACGAATATCTCACCAAAATACAAAAAACCGCCCTCAAAAGACTCCTAGCAGGCCAGGGCAGTCACCGAATCGAGACGGAACGAAAGGACGGCCTAAATCGCCCCGGATCTACATCCCACCAGCAAACGACCATGTATCACCATCTGGAAGACTGCTCACCACACCAGAAGTCTGGTCATTTCTTCAAGAAACAGGCATCGAGTACGACAACTCTAAGGCTACACGTCTGCATCTGGGGCCTGACGAACAAAAAGTGAAAGTATTATTCAACTGCCTTGTTCAATACTCGCCTCGATACATCATACACCCCTACCATCTGCAACATTTAAGGCCTGGAATAGCACCAATGCTACCCATAATCATGAGCAATTACCGACGCAAGCTGGCAGAGGAGCCTCTCTGGACATACACAATATGCAGGGGAGGGGGCAGTACCGTGGTGCGAAACCTGATGGCCAAAAGACTGACAGGCGCATTCTGGAGAGCCTTGAAAGATCTCGGATATTCGATGGATGGCCCGCGGGGAACGCTTATGGTGACGATCCACGATCCTTTGAAAGTCGCCCAAGCCCCAGCTCATATTTTTGGCGAGGCTGTTGCAAAGCAAGTGAAGCAAACCTGGGAAGAAAAATACATGTTGCAAAAGAGACATGAATAGCTGGGCATACTTGAAAGCCAAGACTGGATATATCGGCACGAACTATGGTGCATTCTGCGCAACATTAGTGTTTCGGAAATTGGTGGCATCCTCGGAAGGGATGTGAGGGAGTATCATTGATAGGGTTTTGGTTGTGGAATTTGCGGGATCCTTTGTCTGCATAGAGCCAACCTATCGGTAGACCTGAGGACTGGATCAGATTTGCGTGGGCTAGTAAGTCATGTGTGTACTTGATGCTATGATACCAATGTTTTTACCAATAAACTGTATATTACTATTCAGCCATGTTAAGTTGAGCATTAGTCAATATGTAAAGTAGTGAGCCTTAAGATGAgacatacatacctaggtaggtatgaaAGGATAATATCCATGTGATACCCCCCGCCGTGGTAACACCCACGGATGGGAGATGTCCATGAGTTTTGTCCTGGCTCTTATATTAACTCCCGAGTCCCCACTTTGTAGTGAGGTGCCCTGAGGGCGGAGAGCCTCAGAGGGGCGCTAGTTAGTAGGTAGCAAGCCTCTTAGGGGCCCAGGGCCTAAGCTCCAGGCAGTCTTAGGTGCTCAAATTTGCTGGGCTGAATGGGAGCTGGAGCACTTTGTCTTTAGTGCCCTTGCTGGCTGGCGTGCGTGTCCTTGCTCATGCAGCTTGTCCCAACCAAAGATTCCACGTCGAGGTTCCATCCCTATCGCATTCGCAATTATCAGCAACCTTTCTCGCTTCAACTACAGATCAGATAGGCGATTTGGTCAGCGTCGTCTTTAGATTCTCCTTTTCGAAGATACCCTTGTTTcaccttctcttctccccttGCATAATTGCCTAGAGACTACCCTCGgcgtcatcatcacccttTGATTGCTGCGACACTCGCAACGATGCTCGTCTCTCTCACTGTCGGCAAGGTCGATGCCGGCGTTACTGTTCTTCTGACACCGGACAAGCGCTTGGTGAGCTTGCAGCATCTTCTCTGTTTGTGATAATTGCTAATGCAGAGAGTGCCCTTAGATCGAATTCCCATCTATCCTCCTCCCTCCCAACATCTCGTCAGGCAGTATCGTCGACATCAACGTTTCGCAGAACGCGACCAAAGAAGCTGCTGCAGATCACGCATTCCGTGCCCTCCAAGACAGCATCTACAACTCATTTGGTGCCTCGGAGCCTTCAACTCCAGTGCTGCGATGCCGCAATGCAACCCAAACCTCGGTCGTTCTTGAGTGGGATCCTATTCAGCTTGCTACCGCCGACCTTATTTCTTTGAGTCTCTACCGAAATGGTCAAAAAGCTGGAAATATCCCTCGCCCGTTACAGATGCACAGCACAAAGATTAGCGGCCTTGCTGTTGATACAGAGTATACCTTCCACCTGGTCCTGCGCACAAGCGCTGGCACCTTCATCAGTGAGCGCGTCTCCGTGAGGACTCACAAAATGACGGATCTAAGAGGTATTACCATTACTACCGGTATTCTGCCTAGTGCCGTCAAGGACAGCTTGACAAATGCGGTTGAGCGCATCGGGGCCAAGATTGTTGATGGCGTCCGCATTGACACGACGCATTTTGTTACTACTGAGGGACGTGGGCAGCAATGGGAGAAAGCTGTCGAGAGCAACATTCCCGTCGTACGTCCCGAATGGGTTGAGGCTTGCGAGAAGAGTGGCCGCATTCTAGGTGTTACCAAATTCTATCTTGATGCTATGAAGCCAGGCCCCCCAGCCGAGGAGGcttcacctccacctcctccagagaaggaggagaagagcctGCCCGTGCCGCCTGCCCACAACGGCGAGCAGGCATCTCCATCAGAGGAGAAGCTAGAcgagaaggtcaaggagaaggaggaagaggacgcGCGAAGGAACGGCGGAAAGCAGAGCTCCAGCGGTAGCAGCACtgagggcgaagaagaagccgagaTCGAGCAAAAGACGAAGACATCACCACAAGAGGAACAAAAGGTACGATTCGAGGATAAAGAGGAGCAGAAGGTTGCCCTACGACCCGCCCATAATGGTGAATCAAGTAAACCCGAACACGATGATAAGCAAGAAGCGTCGGATGACGACGCAGAAGAGGAGTCAAACGCGAAGACCGCACCTACACCAGATGGAGCATCCTTCCAAGAAGTGGAGCTATAGACCAAGAGGTACTTCAATTATGTGGTTGGGATTGACTTTGTTTGAAAAGATAGCATGATTAGGCAGTGAGTGGACAGTGGTCCCTGTCTGGTACGGTCTCATGTGGTTATGTTGACTGGCAAGATCTTGGTGAAAGGGCAGAGCAGATACTGGTTTAATAACTTGATTTTCGCGCAAACGACTCTGAGTTGCGTTATTCTTTCAGCTCTTTTAATGATCCACGCCTCACTTTATGGGAGGATCTCCTTGTTGTTCCAGTCCATACACTTGCCTCGCCCTTCCAGGGGGAGACCCGTTGCGACTTTTACAAGTCTGTCGACAGCGAATTCAGGGCTGAATAGTTTGCCCTCCTTTGTACTCTCCCAGAAACCCTTGCTCAGGTCTGTCTTGACCGTGCCAGGGTGATAGGCAATGGAGATGGCCTTGTCACCACTCCGCCCACGGAGAAATATGTCGTAACTCTTGCCCAGGCTGATAACTCCTGCCTTGCTCGCCCGATATGAGAACCATCCCCCAGCCCTATTATCTGATGTGGAGCCAACCCGAGCTGCCATACTGAGCCACACCGAATACGGAGGCATCTGTACCTCATCACTGTTGGGGCTGTCCTCGAGCTCAGAGCTCCGCCTGGGAAGAAACTTGTCAAAGT
The window above is part of the Fusarium musae strain F31 chromosome 6, whole genome shotgun sequence genome. Proteins encoded here:
- a CDS encoding hypothetical protein (BUSCO:EOG092612CC), which produces MLVSLTVGKVDAGVTVLLTPDKRLIEFPSILLPPNISSGSIVDINVSQNATKEAAADHAFRALQDSIYNSFGASEPSTPVLRCRNATQTSVVLEWDPIQLATADLISLSLYRNGQKAGNIPRPLQMHSTKISGLAVDTEYTFHLVLRTSAGTFISERVSVRTHKMTDLRGITITTGILPSAVKDSLTNAVERIGAKIVDGVRIDTTHFVTTEGRGQQWEKAVESNIPVVRPEWVEACEKSGRILGVTKFYLDAMKPGPPAEEASPPPPPEKEEKSLPVPPAHNGEQASPSEEKLDEKVKEKEEEDARRNGGKQSSSGSSTEGEEEAEIEQKTKTSPQEEQKVRFEDKEEQKVALRPAHNGESSKPEHDDKQEASDDDAEEESNAKTAPTPDGASFQEVEL
- a CDS encoding hypothetical protein (EggNog:ENOG41), whose protein sequence is MSKPWIFVCPSTRGIGYALTRHLLQKTSLPILATARLQHDPETVKKSLLEGLSEKEGLTKRLSIVHADVTDEGSLIDAASRAAELFPPDKHHLRLACAVPGVLKPEKNVNQIDAEASLRQFRINTMGPLLLIKHFDKFLPRRSSELEDSPNSDEVQMPPYSVWLSMAARVGSTSDNRAGGWFSYRASKAGVISLGKSYDIFLRGRSGDKAISIAYHPGTVKTDLSKGFWESTKEGKLFSPEFAVDRLVKVATGLPLEGRGKCMDWNNKEILP